One Papaver somniferum cultivar HN1 chromosome 10, ASM357369v1, whole genome shotgun sequence genomic window carries:
- the LOC113317303 gene encoding putative disease resistance protein RGA4 isoform X1, with the protein MVVETVLVSGVTEILKKLGSIAAQEIGLAWGVENDLKKLQNTLKMLASVTDDAERNQISDSSARLWLERLKDAAYDADGVLDEFSYEVLRRTEMTGKRVKVWNLVSSSNPLTFRLKMARKIKDINQIIDEICKEKDIFQLQMICCNSIADRHRERKYRETVAFVEDSEIFGRKSDKSNIVELLINSSASNNQVEKISVIPIVGMGGLGKTSLTQLVFKDDVIVKHFEPRVWVCVSDHFNFSELRGGIVESITRTKCDSSLTLDTLVNMVQEHLTGKKYLLVLDDLWNENAEEWLTFKRWLVVGAQGSKILVTTRVNQVASVVRGAICPYKLQQLSVDECWYIVKKEAFAPGGAAETPELEEIGKEIARKCRGLPLAARTIGSLLHSKEDVKDWLSIMKNEIWDIPETNSKIIQILKLSYDNLPAHLKQCFSYCSVFPKDWKIEKETLIRLWIAEGFLQSSDEQKEKSTEDIGNDYFNILLSYSFFQDVEKDEFGDIQTCKMHDLIHDLAQIVVGKHGYSSLKAHEMEHISNIHRLAYVADAGSLEAFCDALSNGKKLRTVVTINGPGTYLNPQSFFIGAKNLRVLDMSAFRGMTVPTSSMSNLRHLRYLNLSYCEISHSLNDICSLYNLQTLVLCSSKFQELPRNFGSLKNMRHLNLSCTMITTLPESVTRFCNLRTLNLSQCTEFQMFPGGIGAWKHLRLLDVSGAGITQLPDCITSFKNLRKLEFKLCKNLDVLPNNIGDLKLLRCLDLEDTGIEVLPDSCLNSLSNLETVRFGRCKLPKDISNWRKLKHFVHDRDEDEMPKGIERLNCLETLKYVAGEVTEPGNEALVDLNGLNLLQELAIWNLHNLRDRKDAESANLTGKQNLHLLWLDWGGRLFRDFGEQDADGVVMEALQPPVHLKNLFVTEFMGSKFPSWMGVSSCLPNLVRLQLVLCRKVKQLPALGQLPFLRILRICNSDTIKCLGNEFYEEETDTCKKPVAFPSLIDLQLWVMSDLEESVAPPPQDVSSFPNSFPCLEFMVIHGCCKLTATPTMFPNIKKLHLHDINGNAVSSILSNLTSLVELSITEVPELIFLQKGIFRNNHRLESLSVRRCTDFRGFSSVENEKEPVSNSHLLELEFIDCPALTVFPDIRGCTSLQKITIKGCKELKFRYDPRTCLSSVAKLDIDNDI; encoded by the coding sequence ATGGTGGTCGAAACAGTTCTTGTTAGTGGTGTAACTGAAATCTTAAAGAAGTTGGGTTCTATTGCTGCTCAGGAAATTGGTCTTGCTTGGGGTGTTGAGAATGATCTTAAAAAGCTTCAGAACACCTTGAAAATGCTTGCTTCTGTAACAGATGATGCTGAAAGGAACCAGATAAGCGACAGTTCGGCGAGATTGTGGCTGGAGCGGCTTAAAGATGCTGCTTATGATGCTGATGGTGTATTGGATGAGTTCTCATATGAAGTCTTGCGGAGAACTGAAATGACTGGAAAGAGGGTTAAGGTGTGGAATCTCGTTTCTTCTTCCAACCCACTTACATTTCGTTTAAAAATGGCTCGAAAAATCAAGGATATTAATCAAATTATTGACGAAATATGTAAGGAAAAGGATATCTTTCAGTTGCAAATGATTTGCTGTAATTCTATTGCTGATCGACATCGTGAACGAAAATACCGAGAAACTGTAGCCTTTGTAGAAGATTCAGAAATTTTTGGAAGGAAATCTGATAAGTCAAACATAGTTGAGTTGTTGATCAACTCTTCGGCATCAAATAACCAAGTCGAGAAAATTTCTGTCATACCTATTGTGGGTATGGGGGGACTTGGCAAGACTTCGCTCACGCAATTGGTTTTCAAAGACGATGTAATAGTGAAACACTTTGAACCAAGAGTATGGGTCTGTGTATCGGATCATTTTAATTTCAGTGAGCTTCGAGGAGGTATTGTGGAGTCCATTACCAGAACCAAGTGTGATTCATCCCTTACTTTGGATACATTGGTAAACATGGTTCAAGAGCATCTAACTGGCAAAAAATATTTGCTAGTGCTAGACGACTTGTGGAATGAGAATGCTGAGGAATGGCTTACATTTAAGAGGTGGTTGGTAGTTGGTGCTCAGGGAAGTAAGATTTTAGTCACTACTCGTGTAAACCAAGTAGCATCTGTTGTTCGTGGGGCAATTTGTCCTTACAAATTACAGCAGCTATCTGTGGATGAATGCTGGTATATAGTCAAAAAGGAAGCTTTTGCCCCTGGTGGAGCTGCGGAAACTCCAGAACTGGAGGAAATAGGAAAGGAGATAGCAAGAAAATGCCGTGGTTTGCCACTTGCAGCAAGAACTATTGGAAGTCTGTTGCACTCGAAAGAAGATGTTAAGGATTGGTTATCCATAATGAAAAATGAGATTTGGGATATCCCAGAAACTAACAGCAAAATCATCCAAATACTGAAATTAAGTTATGATAATTTGCCTGCACATTTGAAGCAGTGTTTCTCTTATTGCTCAGTATTTCCGAAGGATTGGAAGATTGAAAAAGAAACTCTTATTAGGTTATGGATAGCAGAAGGGTTCCTGCAATCATCGGATGAACAAAAGGAAAAATCAACGGAAGATATTGGGAATGACTATTTCAACATTTTATTGTCATATTCATTCTtccaagatgttgagaaggatgaatTCGGTGATATCCAGACGTGCAAGATGCATGATCTTATTCATGATCTTGCACAGATTGTTGTTGGGAAACATGGATACTCGTCTTTGAAGGCTCATGAGATGGAACATATTTCTAACATTCACCGTTTAGCATATGTTGCTGATGCAGGATCTTTAGAAGCATTTTGTGATGCCCTGAGTAATGGAAAGAAATTGCGCACAGTTGTTACGATAAACGGGCCAGGTACATATTTGAATCCTCAGAGTTTCTTCATTGGTGCTAAGAATTTGCGCGTATTAGACATGAGTGCGTTCCGGGGCATGACAGTACCAACTTCTTCGATGTCTAATTTGAGACATTTACGGTATCTAAATCTTTCTTACTGCGAGATTAGCCATTCTTTGAATGATATCTGTAGTCTTTATAATTTACAGACGTTGGTATTATGTAGTAGCAAGTTTCAAGAGCTTCCTAGAAACTTTGGGTCTTTGAAAAATATGAGGCATCTTAATCTCTCGTGTACTATGATTACAACATTACCTGAATCCGTCACTAGGTTCTGTAACTTGAGGACACTGAACCTCTCTCAGTGCACTGAATTTCAGATGTTCCCTGGCGGTATCGGAGCTTGGAAGCATTTAAGGTTGCTTGATGTCTCAGGTGCGGGGATCACACAATTACCTGATTGCATTACAAGTttcaaaaatttgaggaaattggaATTTAAGCTGTGCAAAAATTTGGACGTATTACCTAACAATATTGGGGACTTGAAACTTCTGAGATGCCTTGATCTTGAAGATACTGGTATTGAAGTATTACCCGACTCATGCCTCAACAGCCTCAGCAATTTGGAGACAGTCAGATTTGGAAGATGTAAGCTTCCCAAAGATATTTCTAACTGGCGGAAGTTGAAACATTTTGTACATGACAGGGATGAAGATGAGATGCCAAAAGGTATAGAACGGctaaattgccttgaaacattaAAGTATGTAGCTGGGGAGGTCACTGAACCAGGGAATGAGGCTCTTGTGGATTTGAATGGTCTAAATTTGCTTCAAGAATTAGCAATTTGGAATCTCCACAATTTGAGAGATCGAAAGGATGCTGAGAGTGCAAACTTAACCGGGAAACAAAACCTTCACCTCCTATGGCTAGACTGGGGTGGTAGGCTGTTTAGAGACTTTGGCGAGCAAGATGCAGATGGTGTGGTGATGGAAGCTTTACAACCTCCTGTTCATTTGAAGAATTTGTTTGTCACTGAATTTATGGGTTCAAAGTTCCCATCATGGATGGGAGTTTCATCTTGCCTACCCAACTTGGTGAGGTTGCAGCTAGTGCTCTGCAGAAAAGTTAAGCAGCTACCAGCACTCGGGCAGCTCCCATTTCTTAGGATTCTTAGAATATGCAATTCTGATACTATCAAATGTCTAGGTAATGAGTTTTATGAAGAAGAAACTGATACCTGTAAGAAGCCTGTTGCATTCCCTTCGTTAATTGATCTACAGCTTTGGGTTATGTCAGACTTAGAAGAATCGGTTGCTCCTCCACCACAAGATGTTTCGAGTTTTCCCAACTCCTTCCCTTGCCTTGAGTTTATGGTCATCCATGGGTGCTGTAAGCTGACAGCCACGCCGACTATGTTTCCAAATATAAAGAAATTGCACTTGCATGATATCAATGGGAATGCAGTCAGTTCAATATTGAGTAACCTGACCTCTCTTGTTGAGCTCAGTATAACAGAGGTTCCAGAGCTCATCTTTCTCCAAAAAGGTATATTTCGGAACAATCATCGTCTTGAAAGCTTATCAGTTAGACGCTGCACTGATTTTCGAGGTTTTAGCTCCGTTGAGAACGAGAAAGAACCAGTCTCTAATTCTCACCTACTAGAATTGGAGTTCATTGATTGCCCAGCTCTGACAGTTTTTCCAGATATTCGTGGCTGCACATCTCTCCAGAAAATCACTATCAAAGGTTGCAAGGAGTTGAAGTTCAGATATGACCCGCGGACATGCCTGTCCTCCGTTGCTAAGCTGGACATTGATAATGATATTTGA
- the LOC113317303 gene encoding disease resistance protein RGA2-like isoform X2, which yields MTGKRVKVWNLVSSSNPLTFRLKMARKIKDINQIIDEICKEKDIFQLQMICCNSIADRHRERKYRETVAFVEDSEIFGRKSDKSNIVELLINSSASNNQVEKISVIPIVGMGGLGKTSLTQLVFKDDVIVKHFEPRVWVCVSDHFNFSELRGGIVESITRTKCDSSLTLDTLVNMVQEHLTGKKYLLVLDDLWNENAEEWLTFKRWLVVGAQGSKILVTTRVNQVASVVRGAICPYKLQQLSVDECWYIVKKEAFAPGGAAETPELEEIGKEIARKCRGLPLAARTIGSLLHSKEDVKDWLSIMKNEIWDIPETNSKIIQILKLSYDNLPAHLKQCFSYCSVFPKDWKIEKETLIRLWIAEGFLQSSDEQKEKSTEDIGNDYFNILLSYSFFQDVEKDEFGDIQTCKMHDLIHDLAQIVVGKHGYSSLKAHEMEHISNIHRLAYVADAGSLEAFCDALSNGKKLRTVVTINGPGTYLNPQSFFIGAKNLRVLDMSAFRGMTVPTSSMSNLRHLRYLNLSYCEISHSLNDICSLYNLQTLVLCSSKFQELPRNFGSLKNMRHLNLSCTMITTLPESVTRFCNLRTLNLSQCTEFQMFPGGIGAWKHLRLLDVSGAGITQLPDCITSFKNLRKLEFKLCKNLDVLPNNIGDLKLLRCLDLEDTGIEVLPDSCLNSLSNLETVRFGRCKLPKDISNWRKLKHFVHDRDEDEMPKGIERLNCLETLKYVAGEVTEPGNEALVDLNGLNLLQELAIWNLHNLRDRKDAESANLTGKQNLHLLWLDWGGRLFRDFGEQDADGVVMEALQPPVHLKNLFVTEFMGSKFPSWMGVSSCLPNLVRLQLVLCRKVKQLPALGQLPFLRILRICNSDTIKCLGNEFYEEETDTCKKPVAFPSLIDLQLWVMSDLEESVAPPPQDVSSFPNSFPCLEFMVIHGCCKLTATPTMFPNIKKLHLHDINGNAVSSILSNLTSLVELSITEVPELIFLQKGIFRNNHRLESLSVRRCTDFRGFSSVENEKEPVSNSHLLELEFIDCPALTVFPDIRGCTSLQKITIKGCKELKFRYDPRTCLSSVAKLDIDNDI from the coding sequence ATGACTGGAAAGAGGGTTAAGGTGTGGAATCTCGTTTCTTCTTCCAACCCACTTACATTTCGTTTAAAAATGGCTCGAAAAATCAAGGATATTAATCAAATTATTGACGAAATATGTAAGGAAAAGGATATCTTTCAGTTGCAAATGATTTGCTGTAATTCTATTGCTGATCGACATCGTGAACGAAAATACCGAGAAACTGTAGCCTTTGTAGAAGATTCAGAAATTTTTGGAAGGAAATCTGATAAGTCAAACATAGTTGAGTTGTTGATCAACTCTTCGGCATCAAATAACCAAGTCGAGAAAATTTCTGTCATACCTATTGTGGGTATGGGGGGACTTGGCAAGACTTCGCTCACGCAATTGGTTTTCAAAGACGATGTAATAGTGAAACACTTTGAACCAAGAGTATGGGTCTGTGTATCGGATCATTTTAATTTCAGTGAGCTTCGAGGAGGTATTGTGGAGTCCATTACCAGAACCAAGTGTGATTCATCCCTTACTTTGGATACATTGGTAAACATGGTTCAAGAGCATCTAACTGGCAAAAAATATTTGCTAGTGCTAGACGACTTGTGGAATGAGAATGCTGAGGAATGGCTTACATTTAAGAGGTGGTTGGTAGTTGGTGCTCAGGGAAGTAAGATTTTAGTCACTACTCGTGTAAACCAAGTAGCATCTGTTGTTCGTGGGGCAATTTGTCCTTACAAATTACAGCAGCTATCTGTGGATGAATGCTGGTATATAGTCAAAAAGGAAGCTTTTGCCCCTGGTGGAGCTGCGGAAACTCCAGAACTGGAGGAAATAGGAAAGGAGATAGCAAGAAAATGCCGTGGTTTGCCACTTGCAGCAAGAACTATTGGAAGTCTGTTGCACTCGAAAGAAGATGTTAAGGATTGGTTATCCATAATGAAAAATGAGATTTGGGATATCCCAGAAACTAACAGCAAAATCATCCAAATACTGAAATTAAGTTATGATAATTTGCCTGCACATTTGAAGCAGTGTTTCTCTTATTGCTCAGTATTTCCGAAGGATTGGAAGATTGAAAAAGAAACTCTTATTAGGTTATGGATAGCAGAAGGGTTCCTGCAATCATCGGATGAACAAAAGGAAAAATCAACGGAAGATATTGGGAATGACTATTTCAACATTTTATTGTCATATTCATTCTtccaagatgttgagaaggatgaatTCGGTGATATCCAGACGTGCAAGATGCATGATCTTATTCATGATCTTGCACAGATTGTTGTTGGGAAACATGGATACTCGTCTTTGAAGGCTCATGAGATGGAACATATTTCTAACATTCACCGTTTAGCATATGTTGCTGATGCAGGATCTTTAGAAGCATTTTGTGATGCCCTGAGTAATGGAAAGAAATTGCGCACAGTTGTTACGATAAACGGGCCAGGTACATATTTGAATCCTCAGAGTTTCTTCATTGGTGCTAAGAATTTGCGCGTATTAGACATGAGTGCGTTCCGGGGCATGACAGTACCAACTTCTTCGATGTCTAATTTGAGACATTTACGGTATCTAAATCTTTCTTACTGCGAGATTAGCCATTCTTTGAATGATATCTGTAGTCTTTATAATTTACAGACGTTGGTATTATGTAGTAGCAAGTTTCAAGAGCTTCCTAGAAACTTTGGGTCTTTGAAAAATATGAGGCATCTTAATCTCTCGTGTACTATGATTACAACATTACCTGAATCCGTCACTAGGTTCTGTAACTTGAGGACACTGAACCTCTCTCAGTGCACTGAATTTCAGATGTTCCCTGGCGGTATCGGAGCTTGGAAGCATTTAAGGTTGCTTGATGTCTCAGGTGCGGGGATCACACAATTACCTGATTGCATTACAAGTttcaaaaatttgaggaaattggaATTTAAGCTGTGCAAAAATTTGGACGTATTACCTAACAATATTGGGGACTTGAAACTTCTGAGATGCCTTGATCTTGAAGATACTGGTATTGAAGTATTACCCGACTCATGCCTCAACAGCCTCAGCAATTTGGAGACAGTCAGATTTGGAAGATGTAAGCTTCCCAAAGATATTTCTAACTGGCGGAAGTTGAAACATTTTGTACATGACAGGGATGAAGATGAGATGCCAAAAGGTATAGAACGGctaaattgccttgaaacattaAAGTATGTAGCTGGGGAGGTCACTGAACCAGGGAATGAGGCTCTTGTGGATTTGAATGGTCTAAATTTGCTTCAAGAATTAGCAATTTGGAATCTCCACAATTTGAGAGATCGAAAGGATGCTGAGAGTGCAAACTTAACCGGGAAACAAAACCTTCACCTCCTATGGCTAGACTGGGGTGGTAGGCTGTTTAGAGACTTTGGCGAGCAAGATGCAGATGGTGTGGTGATGGAAGCTTTACAACCTCCTGTTCATTTGAAGAATTTGTTTGTCACTGAATTTATGGGTTCAAAGTTCCCATCATGGATGGGAGTTTCATCTTGCCTACCCAACTTGGTGAGGTTGCAGCTAGTGCTCTGCAGAAAAGTTAAGCAGCTACCAGCACTCGGGCAGCTCCCATTTCTTAGGATTCTTAGAATATGCAATTCTGATACTATCAAATGTCTAGGTAATGAGTTTTATGAAGAAGAAACTGATACCTGTAAGAAGCCTGTTGCATTCCCTTCGTTAATTGATCTACAGCTTTGGGTTATGTCAGACTTAGAAGAATCGGTTGCTCCTCCACCACAAGATGTTTCGAGTTTTCCCAACTCCTTCCCTTGCCTTGAGTTTATGGTCATCCATGGGTGCTGTAAGCTGACAGCCACGCCGACTATGTTTCCAAATATAAAGAAATTGCACTTGCATGATATCAATGGGAATGCAGTCAGTTCAATATTGAGTAACCTGACCTCTCTTGTTGAGCTCAGTATAACAGAGGTTCCAGAGCTCATCTTTCTCCAAAAAGGTATATTTCGGAACAATCATCGTCTTGAAAGCTTATCAGTTAGACGCTGCACTGATTTTCGAGGTTTTAGCTCCGTTGAGAACGAGAAAGAACCAGTCTCTAATTCTCACCTACTAGAATTGGAGTTCATTGATTGCCCAGCTCTGACAGTTTTTCCAGATATTCGTGGCTGCACATCTCTCCAGAAAATCACTATCAAAGGTTGCAAGGAGTTGAAGTTCAGATATGACCCGCGGACATGCCTGTCCTCCGTTGCTAAGCTGGACATTGATAATGATATTTGA